In Solanum stenotomum isolate F172 chromosome 6, ASM1918654v1, whole genome shotgun sequence, one DNA window encodes the following:
- the LOC125868083 gene encoding REF/SRPP-like protein At1g67360 gives MATNKAEMEKSEVNLKHLGFVRVLALNTAVLVSNLYDYAKQNSGPLRSTVGTVENAVTTVVRPVYERFKGVPDEVLVFLDKKVDDGTAKFDERAPPLAKKVVSKVQSLFQKASKVAQDLSKDIQEAGPRAAIYHAGELSKQFATSRVAVLWFYVNHCPPLHGIAQMAAPTVANWSEKYNHFVADLQEKGYSIVSYIPLIPVEEISKAYKQVESAATKKEGATNSTSSKSE, from the exons atggctaccaacaaG GCTGAGATGGAGAAAAGTGAGGTTAATTTGAAACATCTAGGGTTCGTAAGGGTGTTGGCTCTAAACACTGCGGTTTTGGTGTCAAATCTGTATGATTATGCGAAGCAGAACTCGGGGCCTCTGAGATCAACTGTTGGTACAGTAGAAAACGCGGTAACCACCGTCGTAAGGCCTGTTTACGAGAGATTTAAAGGTGTTCCTGATGAAGTCCTTGTTTTCCTAGACAAAAAG GTGGATGATGGAACAGCAAAATTTGATGAACGTGCTCCTCCGTTGGCCAAGAAGGTTGTCAGCAAAGTCCAGTCTCTGTTTCAGAAGGCATCGAAGGTTGCACAAGACTTGTCCAAAGACATACAAGAGGCTGGTCCTCGTGCAGCTATCTATCATGCTGGTGAATTGTCCAAGCAATTTGCTACTAGTCGAGTGGCAGTGCTGTGGTTTTATGTCAATCACTGTCCACCATTGCACGGAATCGCACAGATGGCTGCTCCTACAGTTGCTAACTGGTCTGAAAAGTACAATCATTTTGTAGCTGACTTGCAGGAGAAGGGTTATAGTATCGTCAGCTATATCCCTTTGATACCTGTTGAAGAAATCTCAAAGGCATATAAACAGGTTGAATCTGCTGCAACGAAGAAAGAAGGTGCTACTAACTCGACCTCAAGTAAATCTGAATGA
- the LOC125867543 gene encoding meiosis-specific protein ASY1-like gives MVVAQKLKESEITEQDSLLLTRNLLRIAIFNISYVRGLFPEKYFSDKSVPALEMKIKKLMPMDAESCRLIDWMEKGVYDALQNKYLKTLLFCVCEAIDGPMIEEYAFSFSYSSSDSEEVSMNVNRVGMKKGGTFKSNLTTEITPNQMRSSACKMVRTLIQLMRTLDKMPEERTILMKLLYHDDVTPADYEPPFFRGCTDEEALNPWTKNPLKLEVGNVNSKHLVLALKVKSVLDPCDDGNDDNQDDVMSLGADSAERDDSASDTEFSDSDEDQYVVAPVEKKNVQDKGDMVDEDDTQDPAEDEQQFVRVKDWINAYHLDRVEVTDVLSNFPNISVVLIEDILEKLVKEGILSSAGTDTYIIKTQKKFNYEFDVVKEEPEGQQNKNGNQSQQGKVEDYMYMKALFHALPMNYVSVAKLQSKLEGEANQTAVKRLIDKMTQDGFIEAKGYRRLGKRVIHSDLTEEKLAEVTKVLAKDSMDIDMHESDNNFRDLSTCGALHSIGSDLTRTRGKCDAYRNGSVMSDQTVSKRKEHEKTPSSNAEPVASRESFVPGKENGRVNGKPNQPVEYDIVCSRSSQEKRQRKASMVKEPILQYVRRQKSQVA, from the exons ATG GTTGTGGCCCAGAAGTTGAAGGAATCGGAGATCACGGAGCAGGATTCACTCCTCCTA ACAAGGAACCTTTTGCGTATTGCTATATTCAACATTAGCTACGTCAGAGGCCTCTTTCCTGAGAAATATTTCAGTGATAAATCTGTTCCAGCCTTAG AGATGAAGATCAAGAAGCTAATGCCAATGGATGCAGAGTCGTGTAGACTTATTGATTGGATGGAAAAAG GTGTTTATGATGCACTACAGAATAAATATCTGAAAACGCTTCTGTTCTGTGTGTGCGAAGCAATTGATGGGCCAATGATTGAGGAATATGCAT TTTCTTTCAGTTATTCAAGTTCTGACTCTGAAGAAGTGTCAATGAATGTCAATCGTGTTGGAATGAAGAAAGGGGGAACATTCAAGTCTAACTTAACCACTGAAATAACACCCAATCAAATGAG GAGTTCTGCTTGTAAAATGGTTCGTACATTGATACAGTTGATGAGAACTCTCGATAAGATGCCAGAAGAG CGAACTATACTGATGAAGCTTCTTTATCATGATGATGTCACG CCTGCTGATTATGAGCCTCCTTTCTTTAGAGGCTGCACTGACGAGGAGGCTCTTAATCCATGGACGAAAAATCCTCTGAAATTGGAGGTCGGAAATGTCAACAGCAAGCATCTCGTGTTAGCTCTGAAG GTTAAGAGTGTGCTTGATCCGTGCGACGATGGGAATGATGACAATCAAGATGATGTTATGAGCTTGGGAGCTGATTCTGCCGAGAGAGATGACAGTGCATCTGATACTGAG TTCAGCGACTCTGACGAAGACCAATACGTAGTTGCACCAGTTG aaaagaaaaatgttcaGGATAAAGGTGATATGGTCGATGAAG ATGATACTCAAGATCCTGCAgaagatgaacaacaatttgTACGGGTTAAGGATTGGATCAATGCATACCACCTTGACAGAGTTGAAGTGACAGATGTTCTCTCAAATTTTCCAAACATCTCAGTG GTCTTGATTGAAG ACATTTTGGAAAAGCTTGTTAAGGAAGGAATTCTTTCAAGTGCTGGCACAGACACTTACATCATTAAGACGCAAAAG AAATTCAACTATGAGTTTGATGTTGTGAAAGAAGAACCAGAGGGtcaacaaaacaaaaatggCAATCAATCTCAGCAGGGCAAGGTTGAAGATTACATGTACATGAAG GCTTTGTTTCATGCTCTTCCGATGAACTATGTAAGTGTTGCGAAACTCCAAAGTAAACTGGAAGGAGAAGCCAACCAAACTGCTGTGAAGAGGCTAATTGATAAAATGACACAAGATGGATTCATTGAGGCTAAGGGCTACCGCAGACTAG GGAAGCGTGTGATCCACTCTGATCTGACTGAAGAAAAGCTGGCTGAAGTTACGAAGGTCTTAGCAAAAGACAGTATG GATATTGACATGCATGAATCAG ACAACAACTTTAGAGATCTATCCACTTGTGGTGCTCTCCACTCTATCGGATCGGATCTCACACGTACTAGAGGCAAATGTGATGCATATAGGAACGGATCTGTCATGAGCGATCAGACTGTCTCCAAGAGAAAGGAGCATGAAAAGACACCATCAAGCAACGCTGAG CCTGTAGCTTCTCGGGAGAGCTTTGTTCCTGGTAAGGAGAATGGAAGAGTTAATGGAAAACCAAACCAGCCTGTTGAGTATGACATAGTCTGTAGCAGGTCCAGTCAGGAAAAACGTCAGAGGAAAGCAAGCATG GTAAAAGAACCTATCCTTCAGTATGTCAGACGCCAAAAATCTCAAGTTGCTTGA
- the LOC125868005 gene encoding cytochrome P450 78A5-like yields the protein MKPFMLALFIILVVSYYVYPWTFTLATLLFSLLLNFLLNYWLVPGGFAWRNYTHYHHRNPNKLHGPFSWPFLGFLPQMGSCAHRKLAMIASSLGSTRLMTISLGATRVIISSHPDTAKEILWSASFSSRPLKESTKLLMFERAIGFAPYGSYWRNLRRIATNHMFSPRRISCFESLRQLIADNMIGKVVKEMNESGFVEVRGLLRQGSLSNILESVFGSSFGLEGEKLGLMVKEGYELIGEFNWSDYFPLDFWGTKRRCYKLGAQVNELVGEIMKKRRREGELVNMKNDFLSVLLSLAKEDQLKDEDMVAILWEMVFRGTDTIAILVEWILARMILHQDVQEKAQEEIDTCVGHNRNVQDSDIQNLPYLQAIVKEVLRLHPPGPLLSWARLAMHDTYIDKCFIPAGTTAMVNMWAITHDPTIWEDPWAFKPERFIDKEDFSIMGSDLRLAPFGSGRRVCPGRVLGLATVHLWLARLLQQFKWLPSKPVDLSECLKLSLEMKKPLACRAFNRSSI from the exons atgaaGCCCTTCATGCTAGCCCTCTTCATCATCTTAGTTGTTTCTTACTATGTTTATCCATGGACTTTCACTCTTGCAACTCTCCTCTTCTCCCTCCTACTTAATTTCCTCTTGAACTATTGGCTAGTGCCCGGAGGGTTTGCATGGAGAAACTATACTCACTATCATCATCGAAACCCTAATAAACTTCATGGTCCTTTttcttggccctttttgggATTTCTACCTCAAATGGGGTCTTGTGCTCACCGGAAACTAGCCATGATTGCTTCATCACTAGGCTCAACTCGATTAATGACAATAAGCCTTGGTGCTACTCGAGTTATCATTAGTAGCCACCCTGACACTGCGAAGGAAATTCTATGGAGTGCCTCATTTTCTAGCCGTCCCTTGAAAGAATCAACCAAACTTCTCATGTTTGAAAGAGCCATTGGTTTTGCTCCCTATGGGAGTTATTGGCGAAACCTAAGAAGAATTGCTACGAATCACATGTTTTCTCCTAGGAGAATTTCATGTTTTGAGAGTCTTCGACAACTTATAGCCGATAACATGATAGGAAAAGTTGTCAAGGAGATGAATGAGAGTGGGTTTGTTGAGGTTAGAGGGTTGTTGAGACAAGGGTCTTTGAGTAATATCCTTGAAAGTGTGTTTGGGAGTAGTTTTGGGTTAGAAGGTGAGAAGTTAGGGTTAATGGTGAAAGAAGGATATGAATTGATTGGAGAATTTAATTGGTCAGATTATTTTCCATTAGACTTTTGGGGTACTAAGAGAAGGTGTTATAAGTTGGGAGCTCAAGTGAATGAACTAGTtggtgaaataatgaaaaaaaggagaagagagggagaattagtaaatatgaaaaatgacttcctTAGTGTTTTGCTATCTTTGGCAAAAGAAGATCAACTTAAAGATGAAGATATGGTGGCTATTTTGTGG GAAATGGTATTTAGAGGAACAGATACAATTGCCATCCTTGTAGAGTGGATTTTGGCAAGAATGATTTTACATCAAGATGTTCAAGAAAAAGCACAAGAAGAAATTGACACATGTGTGGGTCATAACAGAAATGTACAAGACTCAGACATACAAAACCTTCCTTATTTGCAAGCCATAGTAAAAGAAGTTCTTAGATTACATCCACCAGGCCCACTACTCTCTTGGGCTCGTTTAGCTATGCATGATACTTATATTGACAAGTGTTTCATTCCAGCTGGGACAACTGCAATGGTCAATATGTGGGCTATTACACATGACCCAACTATTTGGGAAGATCCATGGGCCTTCAAGCCCGAAAGATTTATTGATAAAGAAGACTTCTCAATCATGGGATCGGATCTTAGGCTTGCTCCGTTTGGGTCTGGACGTCGGGTTTGCCCAGGAAGGGTACTAGGGCTAGCCACAGTGCACCTATGGCTAGCCCGACTTCTCCAACAGTTCAAATGGCTTCCGAGTAAACCTGTTGATCTTTCAGAATGTTTGAAACTTTCTCTTGAGATGAAGAAACCTCTAGCTTGTCGTGCATTTAATCGAAGTAGCATTTAA